A stretch of the Corythoichthys intestinalis isolate RoL2023-P3 chromosome 22, ASM3026506v1, whole genome shotgun sequence genome encodes the following:
- the trim46b gene encoding tripartite motif-containing 46b isoform X3, with product MVPRFLQVKSNMKSLEHELHCPMCKDIVKQPVVLPCLHSVCLMCACEVLVASGYPPPDLPAEPNSPASTPNMRSPRQLRRPTPKAEQRPIDRVLRAGPHPPSPSMPRSPGYSGRRRKEAPLLSMMFPCVPCGRDVELGEKGLTDCLRNLTLERIVERYRHTVSLGSVAIMCQFCKPPQALEATKGCGDCRANFCNECFKLYHPWGTPRAQHEHILPTLNFRPKVLTCTEHDQEKLQFYCRSCQRLLCPLCKLRRVHTGHKILPVAQAYQALKEKITKEMNYILSNQDTVLAQITQLESAITQTEVNSVSAREQLAQSIRDLTAALAERHASLTQALEAARHKRGEALAAQVAERRSLMEHAGLVAFTQELLKETDQPCFVQAARQTHNRFSKAIENLQHFTLAADPSFRHFQLDVSKELKLLTELNFIRAPLAPVLDTQHSLAYDQLYLSWRLPPDSAPAWHYSVEYRRRGVVPGSASRGGNRGGLAAARWGWQRLDEVSGTSAVIDRLEMDSVYVMRVRGCNKAGYGDYSEEVYLHTPPAPVLNFYLDSRWGLHADRLVVSKEQRAARSVPGLSLLQAADHALTSCHLTSDLLVGDVAITQGRHYWACSVEPGSYLVKVGVGLESKLQEWFHLPEDMASPRYDPDSGHDSGAEDGVDSAPPFCFLTMGMGKLYLPQHSYHHHHNGQRSDPNGNGPSPPVGLTYPLPPRLGVCLDFEKGRVAFHDAHSLRPLWEGHVDCSGPVCPAFCFIGGGALQLQELVANRAADQTPVRRVTIQHRGGSNLNNN from the exons ATGGTGCCAAGGTTCCTGCAGGTGAAG TCCAACATGAAGAGCCTTGAGCATGAGCTACACTGCCCCATGTGCAAGGACATTGTCAAGCAGCCCGTGGTGCTGCCATGCCTCCACAGCGTGTGCCTCATGTGCGCCTGCGAGGTCCTGGTGGCCAGCGGATACCCGCCCCCGGACCTCCCCGCCGAGCCCAACTCACCGGCTTCCACACCCAACATGCGCTCCCCGCGGCAGCTGCGCAGGCCCACGCCGAAAGCCGAACAGCGGCCTATCGACCGGGTTCTCCGGGCAG GTCCCCACCCGCCTTCGCCGTCCATGCCCCGTTCACCGGGCTACTCGGGGCGACGGCGTAAGGAGGCCCCGCTCCTTTCTATGATGTTCCCCTGCGTGCCATGTGGCCGCGACGTGGAACTAGGCGAGAAAGGCCTTACTGACTGTTTGCGGAACCTCACCTTGGAGCGCATCGTAGAGAG GTACAGGCACACGGTGAGCTTAGGCAGCGTAGCCATCATGTGCCAGTTCTGCAAGCCGCCCCAAGCCCTAGAGGCCACCAAGGGCTGCGGTGACTGCAGGGCCAACTTCTGCAACGAGTGCTTCAAGCTCTACCACCCGTGGGGGACTCCGCGGGCTCAGCACGAACATATACTCCCCACCCTCAACTTCAGACCAAAG GTTTTAACTTGTACGGAGCACGACCAGGAGAAACTGCAATTCTATTGTAGGTCCTGTCAACGGCTGCTTTGTCCGCTCTGCAAACTGCGTCGTGTACACACGGGCCACAAAATCCTGCCTGTGGCCCAGGCTTATCAAGCCCTAAAG GAGAAGATTACAAAGGAGATGAACTACATTCTATCCAACCAGGACACAGTGCTGGCTCAGATTACACAGCTGGAGAGCGCCATCACTCAGACTGAG GTGAACAGCGTATCGGCCCGTGAACAATTGGCCCAAAGCATCAGAGACCTGACGGCGGCGTTGGCCGAGCGCCACGCCTCGCTCACCCAGGCGCTGGAGGCGGCGCGCCACAAGCGTGGTGAGGCGTTGGCCGCTCAAGTGGCGGAGCGGCGAAGCTTGATGGAGCACGCCGGCCTGGTCGCGTTTACCCAGGAGCTGCTGAAGGAGACAGACCAGCCCTGTTTCGTGCAGGCCGCTCGCCAGACGCATAACAG GTTCAGCAAGGCGATTGAGAACCTACAGCATTTTACCCTAGCCGCTGATCCATCGTTCAGGCATTTTCAGCTGGACGTCTCCAAAGAACTGAAACTTCTGACGGAACTCAATTTTATCCGAG CTCCTTTAGCCCCGGTCCTGGACACTCAGCACTCCCTGGCCTATGACCAGCTCTACCTAAGCTGGCGCCTGCCTCCAGACTCGGCACCCGCCTGGCACTACTCTGTGGAGTACCGCCGGCGGGGAGTGGTGCCAGGGAGTGCATCCCGGGGCGGCAACAGAGGCGGGCTCGCTGCCGCCCGCTGGGGCTGGCAGCGATTGGACGAGGTGAGCGGAACGAGCGCCGTCATCGATAGGCTGGAGATGGACAGCGTATATGTCATGCGGGTGAGGGGCTGCAACAAGGCAGGCTATGGTGACTACAGCGAGGAGGTGTATCTGCACACCCCTCCAGCACCAG TGCTTAACTTCTACTTGGACTCTCGCTGGGGTCTCCACGCCGACCGCCTGGTGGTCAGCAAGGAGCAAAGAGCGGCCCGCAGCGTCCCCGGTCTTTCCTTGCTACAGGCTGCCGACCACGCGCTCACTTCTTGTCACCTGACATCTGACCTCTTGGTTGGAGACGTGGCCATCACCCAGGGGAGACACTATTGGGCATGCTCAGTAGAGCCTGGTTCTTATCTCGTCAAG GTTGGTGTTGGTCTAGAGTCCAAACTGCAGGAGTGGTTTCATCTACCGGAAGACATGGCCAGTCCCCG ATATGACCCAGACAGCGGTCATGACAGTGGGGCAGAGGACGGCGTGGACTCGGCCCCCCCATTCTGCTTCCTCACCATGGGCATGGGGAAGCTCTATCTGCCCCAGCACAGCTACCACCACCACCATAACGGCCAACGGTCAGACCCCAACGGCAACGGGCCGTCCCCACCGGTGGGTCTCACCTATCCGTTGCCACCCCGACTGGGCGTATGCCTCGACTTCGAGAAAGGCCGTGTGGCCTTCCACGACGCCCATTCCCTGCGCCCCCTGTGGGAGGGTCACGTGGACTGCTCAGGCCCGGTGTGCCCGGCCTTCTGCTTCATCGGAGGAGGGGCCCTGCAGCTCCAGGAACTGGTGGCCAACCGAGCGGCCGACCAAACGCCCGTGAGGAGGGTGACCATTCAACATCGAGGCGGTTCCAATTTGAATAATAACTGA
- the trim46b gene encoding tripartite motif-containing 46b isoform X2 codes for MDVMDLKAATSNMDALVRISSNMKSLEHELHCPMCKDIVKQPVVLPCLHSVCLMCACEVLVASGYPPPDLPAEPNSPASTPNMRSPRQLRRPTPKAEQRPIDRVLRAGPHPPSPSMPRSPGYSGRRRKEAPLLSMMFPCVPCGRDVELGEKGLTDCLRNLTLERIVERYRHTVSLGSVAIMCQFCKPPQALEATKGCGDCRANFCNECFKLYHPWGTPRAQHEHILPTLNFRPKVLTCTEHDQEKLQFYCRSCQRLLCPLCKLRRVHTGHKILPVAQAYQALKEKITKEMNYILSNQDTVLAQITQLESAITQTEVNSVSAREQLAQSIRDLTAALAERHASLTQALEAARHKRGEALAAQVAERRSLMEHAGLVAFTQELLKETDQPCFVQAARQTHNRFSKAIENLQHFTLAADPSFRHFQLDVSKELKLLTELNFIRAPLAPVLDTQHSLAYDQLYLSWRLPPDSAPAWHYSVEYRRRGVVPGSASRGGNRGGLAAARWGWQRLDEVSGTSAVIDRLEMDSVYVMRVRGCNKAGYGDYSEEVYLHTPPAPVLNFYLDSRWGLHADRLVVSKEQRAARSVPGLSLLQAADHALTSCHLTSDLLVGDVAITQGRHYWACSVEPGSYLVKVGVGLESKLQEWFHLPEDMASPRYDPDSGHDSGAEDGVDSAPPFCFLTMGMGKLYLPQHSYHHHHNGQRSDPNGNGPSPPVGLTYPLPPRLGVCLDFEKGRVAFHDAHSLRPLWEGHVDCSGPVCPAFCFIGGGALQLQELVANRAADQTPVRRVTIQHRGGSNLNNN; via the exons ATGGACGTGATGGATTTGAAGGCAGCCACGTCGAATATGGACGCTCTGGTCCGCATCAGC TCCAACATGAAGAGCCTTGAGCATGAGCTACACTGCCCCATGTGCAAGGACATTGTCAAGCAGCCCGTGGTGCTGCCATGCCTCCACAGCGTGTGCCTCATGTGCGCCTGCGAGGTCCTGGTGGCCAGCGGATACCCGCCCCCGGACCTCCCCGCCGAGCCCAACTCACCGGCTTCCACACCCAACATGCGCTCCCCGCGGCAGCTGCGCAGGCCCACGCCGAAAGCCGAACAGCGGCCTATCGACCGGGTTCTCCGGGCAG GTCCCCACCCGCCTTCGCCGTCCATGCCCCGTTCACCGGGCTACTCGGGGCGACGGCGTAAGGAGGCCCCGCTCCTTTCTATGATGTTCCCCTGCGTGCCATGTGGCCGCGACGTGGAACTAGGCGAGAAAGGCCTTACTGACTGTTTGCGGAACCTCACCTTGGAGCGCATCGTAGAGAG GTACAGGCACACGGTGAGCTTAGGCAGCGTAGCCATCATGTGCCAGTTCTGCAAGCCGCCCCAAGCCCTAGAGGCCACCAAGGGCTGCGGTGACTGCAGGGCCAACTTCTGCAACGAGTGCTTCAAGCTCTACCACCCGTGGGGGACTCCGCGGGCTCAGCACGAACATATACTCCCCACCCTCAACTTCAGACCAAAG GTTTTAACTTGTACGGAGCACGACCAGGAGAAACTGCAATTCTATTGTAGGTCCTGTCAACGGCTGCTTTGTCCGCTCTGCAAACTGCGTCGTGTACACACGGGCCACAAAATCCTGCCTGTGGCCCAGGCTTATCAAGCCCTAAAG GAGAAGATTACAAAGGAGATGAACTACATTCTATCCAACCAGGACACAGTGCTGGCTCAGATTACACAGCTGGAGAGCGCCATCACTCAGACTGAG GTGAACAGCGTATCGGCCCGTGAACAATTGGCCCAAAGCATCAGAGACCTGACGGCGGCGTTGGCCGAGCGCCACGCCTCGCTCACCCAGGCGCTGGAGGCGGCGCGCCACAAGCGTGGTGAGGCGTTGGCCGCTCAAGTGGCGGAGCGGCGAAGCTTGATGGAGCACGCCGGCCTGGTCGCGTTTACCCAGGAGCTGCTGAAGGAGACAGACCAGCCCTGTTTCGTGCAGGCCGCTCGCCAGACGCATAACAG GTTCAGCAAGGCGATTGAGAACCTACAGCATTTTACCCTAGCCGCTGATCCATCGTTCAGGCATTTTCAGCTGGACGTCTCCAAAGAACTGAAACTTCTGACGGAACTCAATTTTATCCGAG CTCCTTTAGCCCCGGTCCTGGACACTCAGCACTCCCTGGCCTATGACCAGCTCTACCTAAGCTGGCGCCTGCCTCCAGACTCGGCACCCGCCTGGCACTACTCTGTGGAGTACCGCCGGCGGGGAGTGGTGCCAGGGAGTGCATCCCGGGGCGGCAACAGAGGCGGGCTCGCTGCCGCCCGCTGGGGCTGGCAGCGATTGGACGAGGTGAGCGGAACGAGCGCCGTCATCGATAGGCTGGAGATGGACAGCGTATATGTCATGCGGGTGAGGGGCTGCAACAAGGCAGGCTATGGTGACTACAGCGAGGAGGTGTATCTGCACACCCCTCCAGCACCAG TGCTTAACTTCTACTTGGACTCTCGCTGGGGTCTCCACGCCGACCGCCTGGTGGTCAGCAAGGAGCAAAGAGCGGCCCGCAGCGTCCCCGGTCTTTCCTTGCTACAGGCTGCCGACCACGCGCTCACTTCTTGTCACCTGACATCTGACCTCTTGGTTGGAGACGTGGCCATCACCCAGGGGAGACACTATTGGGCATGCTCAGTAGAGCCTGGTTCTTATCTCGTCAAG GTTGGTGTTGGTCTAGAGTCCAAACTGCAGGAGTGGTTTCATCTACCGGAAGACATGGCCAGTCCCCG ATATGACCCAGACAGCGGTCATGACAGTGGGGCAGAGGACGGCGTGGACTCGGCCCCCCCATTCTGCTTCCTCACCATGGGCATGGGGAAGCTCTATCTGCCCCAGCACAGCTACCACCACCACCATAACGGCCAACGGTCAGACCCCAACGGCAACGGGCCGTCCCCACCGGTGGGTCTCACCTATCCGTTGCCACCCCGACTGGGCGTATGCCTCGACTTCGAGAAAGGCCGTGTGGCCTTCCACGACGCCCATTCCCTGCGCCCCCTGTGGGAGGGTCACGTGGACTGCTCAGGCCCGGTGTGCCCGGCCTTCTGCTTCATCGGAGGAGGGGCCCTGCAGCTCCAGGAACTGGTGGCCAACCGAGCGGCCGACCAAACGCCCGTGAGGAGGGTGACCATTCAACATCGAGGCGGTTCCAATTTGAATAATAACTGA
- the trim46b gene encoding tripartite motif-containing 46b isoform X1 — translation MRQKEKGRDWDDIGDRGEWRKEVTMMQSNMKSLEHELHCPMCKDIVKQPVVLPCLHSVCLMCACEVLVASGYPPPDLPAEPNSPASTPNMRSPRQLRRPTPKAEQRPIDRVLRAGPHPPSPSMPRSPGYSGRRRKEAPLLSMMFPCVPCGRDVELGEKGLTDCLRNLTLERIVERYRHTVSLGSVAIMCQFCKPPQALEATKGCGDCRANFCNECFKLYHPWGTPRAQHEHILPTLNFRPKVLTCTEHDQEKLQFYCRSCQRLLCPLCKLRRVHTGHKILPVAQAYQALKEKITKEMNYILSNQDTVLAQITQLESAITQTEVNSVSAREQLAQSIRDLTAALAERHASLTQALEAARHKRGEALAAQVAERRSLMEHAGLVAFTQELLKETDQPCFVQAARQTHNRFSKAIENLQHFTLAADPSFRHFQLDVSKELKLLTELNFIRAPLAPVLDTQHSLAYDQLYLSWRLPPDSAPAWHYSVEYRRRGVVPGSASRGGNRGGLAAARWGWQRLDEVSGTSAVIDRLEMDSVYVMRVRGCNKAGYGDYSEEVYLHTPPAPVLNFYLDSRWGLHADRLVVSKEQRAARSVPGLSLLQAADHALTSCHLTSDLLVGDVAITQGRHYWACSVEPGSYLVKVGVGLESKLQEWFHLPEDMASPRYDPDSGHDSGAEDGVDSAPPFCFLTMGMGKLYLPQHSYHHHHNGQRSDPNGNGPSPPVGLTYPLPPRLGVCLDFEKGRVAFHDAHSLRPLWEGHVDCSGPVCPAFCFIGGGALQLQELVANRAADQTPVRRVTIQHRGGSNLNNN, via the exons ATGAGACAGAAAGAGAAAGGAAGAGATTGGGATGACATTGGAGACAGAGGTGAATGGAGAAAGGAGGTTACGATGATGCAG TCCAACATGAAGAGCCTTGAGCATGAGCTACACTGCCCCATGTGCAAGGACATTGTCAAGCAGCCCGTGGTGCTGCCATGCCTCCACAGCGTGTGCCTCATGTGCGCCTGCGAGGTCCTGGTGGCCAGCGGATACCCGCCCCCGGACCTCCCCGCCGAGCCCAACTCACCGGCTTCCACACCCAACATGCGCTCCCCGCGGCAGCTGCGCAGGCCCACGCCGAAAGCCGAACAGCGGCCTATCGACCGGGTTCTCCGGGCAG GTCCCCACCCGCCTTCGCCGTCCATGCCCCGTTCACCGGGCTACTCGGGGCGACGGCGTAAGGAGGCCCCGCTCCTTTCTATGATGTTCCCCTGCGTGCCATGTGGCCGCGACGTGGAACTAGGCGAGAAAGGCCTTACTGACTGTTTGCGGAACCTCACCTTGGAGCGCATCGTAGAGAG GTACAGGCACACGGTGAGCTTAGGCAGCGTAGCCATCATGTGCCAGTTCTGCAAGCCGCCCCAAGCCCTAGAGGCCACCAAGGGCTGCGGTGACTGCAGGGCCAACTTCTGCAACGAGTGCTTCAAGCTCTACCACCCGTGGGGGACTCCGCGGGCTCAGCACGAACATATACTCCCCACCCTCAACTTCAGACCAAAG GTTTTAACTTGTACGGAGCACGACCAGGAGAAACTGCAATTCTATTGTAGGTCCTGTCAACGGCTGCTTTGTCCGCTCTGCAAACTGCGTCGTGTACACACGGGCCACAAAATCCTGCCTGTGGCCCAGGCTTATCAAGCCCTAAAG GAGAAGATTACAAAGGAGATGAACTACATTCTATCCAACCAGGACACAGTGCTGGCTCAGATTACACAGCTGGAGAGCGCCATCACTCAGACTGAG GTGAACAGCGTATCGGCCCGTGAACAATTGGCCCAAAGCATCAGAGACCTGACGGCGGCGTTGGCCGAGCGCCACGCCTCGCTCACCCAGGCGCTGGAGGCGGCGCGCCACAAGCGTGGTGAGGCGTTGGCCGCTCAAGTGGCGGAGCGGCGAAGCTTGATGGAGCACGCCGGCCTGGTCGCGTTTACCCAGGAGCTGCTGAAGGAGACAGACCAGCCCTGTTTCGTGCAGGCCGCTCGCCAGACGCATAACAG GTTCAGCAAGGCGATTGAGAACCTACAGCATTTTACCCTAGCCGCTGATCCATCGTTCAGGCATTTTCAGCTGGACGTCTCCAAAGAACTGAAACTTCTGACGGAACTCAATTTTATCCGAG CTCCTTTAGCCCCGGTCCTGGACACTCAGCACTCCCTGGCCTATGACCAGCTCTACCTAAGCTGGCGCCTGCCTCCAGACTCGGCACCCGCCTGGCACTACTCTGTGGAGTACCGCCGGCGGGGAGTGGTGCCAGGGAGTGCATCCCGGGGCGGCAACAGAGGCGGGCTCGCTGCCGCCCGCTGGGGCTGGCAGCGATTGGACGAGGTGAGCGGAACGAGCGCCGTCATCGATAGGCTGGAGATGGACAGCGTATATGTCATGCGGGTGAGGGGCTGCAACAAGGCAGGCTATGGTGACTACAGCGAGGAGGTGTATCTGCACACCCCTCCAGCACCAG TGCTTAACTTCTACTTGGACTCTCGCTGGGGTCTCCACGCCGACCGCCTGGTGGTCAGCAAGGAGCAAAGAGCGGCCCGCAGCGTCCCCGGTCTTTCCTTGCTACAGGCTGCCGACCACGCGCTCACTTCTTGTCACCTGACATCTGACCTCTTGGTTGGAGACGTGGCCATCACCCAGGGGAGACACTATTGGGCATGCTCAGTAGAGCCTGGTTCTTATCTCGTCAAG GTTGGTGTTGGTCTAGAGTCCAAACTGCAGGAGTGGTTTCATCTACCGGAAGACATGGCCAGTCCCCG ATATGACCCAGACAGCGGTCATGACAGTGGGGCAGAGGACGGCGTGGACTCGGCCCCCCCATTCTGCTTCCTCACCATGGGCATGGGGAAGCTCTATCTGCCCCAGCACAGCTACCACCACCACCATAACGGCCAACGGTCAGACCCCAACGGCAACGGGCCGTCCCCACCGGTGGGTCTCACCTATCCGTTGCCACCCCGACTGGGCGTATGCCTCGACTTCGAGAAAGGCCGTGTGGCCTTCCACGACGCCCATTCCCTGCGCCCCCTGTGGGAGGGTCACGTGGACTGCTCAGGCCCGGTGTGCCCGGCCTTCTGCTTCATCGGAGGAGGGGCCCTGCAGCTCCAGGAACTGGTGGCCAACCGAGCGGCCGACCAAACGCCCGTGAGGAGGGTGACCATTCAACATCGAGGCGGTTCCAATTTGAATAATAACTGA